The following proteins are co-located in the uncultured Tolumonas sp. genome:
- the ileS gene encoding isoleucine--tRNA ligase: MSDYKHTLNLPETAFPMRGDLAKREPEMLKSWYEQDLYGAIRKAKAGKKSFILHDGPPYANGSIHIGHSVNKILKDIIIKSKGLSGFDSPYVPGWDCHGLPIELKVEGMVGKPGEKVTAAEFREECRKYAKTQVEAQKTDFIRLGVLGDWEHPYLTMDFNTEANIIRSLGKIIANGHLHKGSKPVHWCTDCGSALAEAEVEYYDKKSPAIDVRFRAEDEALVAGKFAAAGEGPLSVVIWTTTPWTLPANRGVALHPELDYVLVQVNGEQPERLVLGAALYESVLARAKIADFSILGRCAGADLELLRFHHPFYDFTVPVVLGDHVTTDSGTGAVHTAPGHGQEDFVVGNKYGLEVANPVAGNGTYLADTPLFAGQHVFKANDKVVDVLREHGALLHHEAYLHSYPHCWRHKTPIIFRATPQWFISMEQAGLRKKALADIKGVRWIPEWGQNRIEAMVENRPDWCISRQRTWGVPIALFVHKETQQLHPRALELMEEVAKRVEQKGIQAWWDLDAAELLGAEAADYDKVPDTLDVWFDSGSTHASVVDVRPEFNGHSADMYLEGSDQHRGWFMSSLMIGVAMKHQAPYRQVLTHGFTVDGSGRKMSKSLGNVVSPQDVMNKLGADILRLWVASTDYTGEMTVSDEILKRSADAYRRIRNTARFFLANLNGFNPETDMVSPEEMVVLDRWAVGRAKAVQEEIIAAYENYDFHIVTQKLMQFCSVEMGSFYLDIIKDRQYTAKADSIARRSCQTALFHIVEAMVRWLAPIMSFTAEEIWKLLPGQRDKFVMTGEWYTGLFAMQAGEALDDTIWADLLAVRAEVNKALEVARNEKLIGSSLQAEVTLFANAELAAKLHLLADELRFVLLTSKALVQEVAAQPEGAQATEVAGLWLQVAVSTAAKCERCWHHVDDVGAHEGHGDICGRCVTNVAGDGEVRRFA; this comes from the coding sequence ATGAGCGACTATAAACATACGTTGAACCTGCCGGAAACCGCGTTTCCAATGCGTGGCGATCTAGCAAAGCGTGAGCCGGAAATGCTGAAAAGCTGGTACGAACAAGATTTGTACGGCGCGATCCGCAAAGCCAAAGCCGGTAAAAAATCATTCATTCTGCATGATGGCCCACCTTACGCGAACGGCAGTATTCATATTGGTCACTCCGTCAATAAGATCCTGAAAGACATTATTATCAAATCCAAAGGATTATCGGGTTTTGATTCCCCTTACGTGCCGGGTTGGGATTGTCATGGTCTGCCAATCGAGCTGAAAGTGGAAGGCATGGTCGGTAAACCAGGCGAAAAGGTGACTGCAGCGGAGTTCCGCGAAGAGTGTCGTAAATATGCGAAAACTCAAGTAGAAGCACAGAAGACCGATTTTATCCGTCTGGGTGTGTTAGGTGATTGGGAACACCCGTACCTGACCATGGATTTCAATACTGAAGCCAACATTATCCGTTCGCTGGGTAAAATCATTGCCAATGGTCATCTGCACAAAGGTTCCAAGCCTGTGCACTGGTGTACTGATTGCGGCTCTGCATTAGCCGAAGCCGAAGTGGAATATTACGACAAGAAATCACCAGCGATTGATGTACGTTTCCGTGCCGAAGATGAAGCGCTGGTAGCGGGTAAATTCGCTGCTGCTGGTGAAGGTCCATTGTCGGTGGTGATCTGGACCACCACTCCATGGACGCTGCCGGCGAACCGCGGTGTGGCGTTGCACCCTGAGCTCGACTATGTGCTGGTACAGGTCAACGGCGAACAGCCTGAACGTTTAGTGTTAGGTGCGGCGCTGTATGAATCAGTATTAGCCCGCGCCAAAATCGCTGACTTCTCTATTTTAGGTCGTTGCGCCGGTGCCGATCTGGAACTGCTGCGCTTCCACCATCCATTCTATGATTTTACTGTCCCTGTGGTATTGGGTGACCATGTGACCACCGATTCTGGTACTGGCGCGGTACACACAGCACCAGGTCATGGTCAGGAAGACTTTGTGGTCGGTAACAAATACGGTCTGGAAGTCGCAAACCCAGTGGCAGGTAACGGCACTTATCTGGCAGATACCCCACTGTTTGCTGGCCAGCATGTCTTTAAAGCCAATGACAAAGTGGTGGATGTACTGCGTGAACACGGTGCTCTGCTGCATCATGAAGCTTATTTGCATTCTTACCCACATTGCTGGCGCCATAAAACCCCGATCATCTTCCGCGCAACACCACAATGGTTTATCAGCATGGAACAGGCTGGTTTGCGTAAAAAAGCACTGGCGGATATCAAAGGTGTACGTTGGATCCCGGAATGGGGCCAAAACCGTATCGAAGCGATGGTTGAAAACCGTCCTGACTGGTGTATTTCCCGTCAGCGTACCTGGGGTGTGCCAATTGCCCTGTTCGTGCATAAAGAAACCCAGCAATTGCATCCACGGGCACTGGAATTGATGGAAGAAGTTGCCAAACGTGTTGAGCAGAAAGGTATTCAAGCATGGTGGGATCTGGACGCCGCAGAACTGCTGGGCGCCGAAGCCGCTGATTATGACAAAGTGCCAGACACCTTAGACGTGTGGTTTGACTCTGGTTCTACTCACGCCTCGGTGGTGGATGTGCGTCCTGAATTTAACGGCCATAGCGCAGACATGTATCTGGAAGGTTCTGATCAACATCGTGGTTGGTTCATGTCCTCCTTGATGATCGGTGTGGCGATGAAACATCAGGCCCCTTACCGCCAAGTGCTGACTCACGGTTTTACCGTGGATGGTTCTGGCCGTAAGATGTCGAAATCGCTGGGTAACGTCGTGAGCCCGCAAGATGTGATGAACAAACTCGGTGCCGATATCCTGCGTCTGTGGGTGGCGTCAACCGATTACACCGGTGAAATGACGGTTTCTGACGAGATATTGAAACGTTCTGCTGATGCGTATCGTCGTATTCGTAATACCGCGCGTTTCTTCTTAGCTAACCTGAACGGTTTCAATCCAGAAACGGATATGGTGTCGCCAGAAGAGATGGTAGTGCTGGATCGTTGGGCCGTCGGTCGTGCGAAAGCAGTGCAAGAAGAGATCATTGCCGCGTATGAAAACTACGATTTCCACATTGTGACGCAAAAACTGATGCAGTTCTGCTCGGTGGAAATGGGTTCGTTCTATCTGGATATCATTAAAGATCGTCAATACACCGCGAAAGCCGACAGTATCGCGCGTCGCTCTTGTCAGACTGCATTGTTCCATATCGTGGAAGCGATGGTGCGTTGGTTAGCGCCAATCATGAGCTTTACCGCTGAAGAGATTTGGAAACTGTTACCAGGTCAACGCGATAAATTTGTGATGACCGGGGAGTGGTATACCGGCTTGTTTGCTATGCAAGCTGGTGAAGCATTGGATGATACGATATGGGCTGACTTGTTAGCTGTTCGTGCAGAAGTGAATAAAGCGCTGGAAGTAGCACGTAACGAAAAACTCATTGGTAGCTCATTGCAGGCAGAAGTAACCTTGTTCGCTAATGCTGAATTAGCAGCGAAACTGCATCTGCTGGCTGATGAATTGCGTTTTGTGTTGCTGACGTCAAAAGCACTAGTGCAGGAAGTTGCTGCGCAGCCAGAAGGCGCACAAGCAACTGAAGTCGCGGGCTTATGGTTACAAGTAGCTGTCAGCACTGCGGCGAAATGCGAACGCTGCTGGCACCATGTTGACGATGTCGGCGCACATGAAGGTCACGGTGATATTTGTGGTCGTTGTGTTACTAACGTTGCCGGAGACGGCGAAGTTCGCCGCTTTGCATGA
- the lspA gene encoding signal peptidase II, with product MMKLLTKTGLRWIWLAVLAIVLDQITKLAIMQHIPYGHGVYVTSFFNLVHVYNLGAAFSFLAGAEGWQRWLFSGLAVVISGILLVAMARAPAKLSLTNVAYSLVIGGALGNLIDRIIYGHVVDFLDFHWQEVYRFATFNVADMAITCGAALIILDGFIKKPVDK from the coding sequence ATGATGAAATTACTGACAAAAACCGGATTACGCTGGATTTGGTTGGCCGTATTGGCGATTGTGTTAGATCAAATCACCAAACTGGCAATCATGCAGCATATTCCTTACGGACACGGGGTGTATGTCACCTCGTTCTTTAATCTGGTGCATGTATATAACTTGGGGGCAGCATTTAGCTTCCTTGCGGGTGCGGAAGGCTGGCAACGCTGGTTATTTAGTGGCCTGGCGGTAGTGATCTCGGGCATTTTGCTGGTGGCGATGGCCAGAGCTCCGGCCAAATTATCACTGACCAATGTCGCATATAGCCTGGTGATTGGTGGTGCGTTAGGAAATCTGATCGACCGTATTATCTATGGTCATGTCGTCGATTTTCTTGATTTCCACTGGCAGGAAGTCTATCGCTTTGCCACATTCAATGTGGCGGATATGGCGATCACCTGTGGTGCGGCACTGATCATTTTGGATGGTTTTATTAAGAAACCCGTCGATAAATAA
- the ribF gene encoding bifunctional riboflavin kinase/FAD synthetase, with amino-acid sequence MELIRGIHNLRAEHVGCVLTIGNFDGVHRGHQAVLSRLQEQAAQLGLPSCVMVFEPQPLEFFAGDKAPARLSRLRDKYEAIAALNIDRLLCVKFDHAFAELTAAEFIEQILVHKLAVRFLVIGDDFRFGLQRRGDFALLVEAGRQYGFQVLSTDTLLHDQQRVSSTLLREALREGRLEDVSHMLGHPYTITGRVAHGAKLGRTIGFPTANIHLKRLVVPVQGVYAVQVLIADAIHLGVANIGFRPTVNGTRSQLEVHIFDFKGDLYGKQLQIQVCHKLRDEQKFPSFSALQTQITMDARQARQWFGLPVTHVEPDGI; translated from the coding sequence ATGGAATTGATCCGCGGTATTCACAATCTCCGTGCTGAACATGTCGGTTGTGTGCTCACAATTGGCAACTTTGACGGTGTGCACCGGGGTCATCAAGCCGTGTTGAGTCGTTTACAAGAACAAGCCGCTCAGCTGGGGTTGCCGTCTTGTGTGATGGTTTTTGAGCCGCAACCGCTGGAGTTTTTTGCCGGCGATAAAGCACCGGCACGCCTGAGCCGCTTGCGGGATAAATACGAAGCGATTGCCGCGTTAAATATTGATCGGCTGTTATGCGTTAAATTTGATCATGCGTTTGCTGAATTAACCGCGGCGGAATTTATTGAACAGATATTAGTTCACAAATTAGCGGTGCGGTTTCTGGTCATTGGCGATGATTTCCGTTTTGGCTTACAGCGCCGGGGCGATTTTGCGTTATTGGTGGAAGCAGGCAGGCAGTATGGCTTTCAGGTATTAAGTACCGATACCTTATTGCATGATCAGCAAAGAGTGAGCAGCACTTTACTGCGTGAAGCGTTACGGGAAGGCCGACTGGAGGATGTTTCCCATATGCTGGGGCATCCTTACACCATTACCGGGCGCGTTGCGCATGGCGCTAAATTAGGCCGGACGATCGGATTTCCCACCGCCAACATTCATCTGAAGCGTTTGGTCGTGCCTGTGCAAGGGGTGTACGCCGTTCAGGTGCTGATTGCGGATGCGATCCATTTGGGGGTGGCGAATATCGGTTTTCGTCCGACGGTGAACGGCACGCGTTCACAGTTAGAAGTACATATTTTTGATTTTAAAGGCGATTTGTATGGTAAACAGCTACAAATCCAAGTTTGCCACAAATTACGGGACGAACAGAAATTTCCTTCGTTTTCCGCATTACAAACACAGATAACAATGGATGCCCGCCAAGCCAGACAATGGTTTGGTTTGCCGGTTACCCATGTTGAACCTGATGGAATTTAG
- the murJ gene encoding murein biosynthesis integral membrane protein MurJ produces MSKKLIKSGLMVTTATFASRILGLVRDIAIAHLLGAGVASDVFFFANRIPNFMRRLFADGAFNQAFVPVMTEYRAKGDKEGVRELLAAASGTLGAIITIVTILGVLGSTVLSALFGWGWFMSWWHGEPSGEKFELASLILKITFPYLWFVTFTAMSGAILNTYGRFGVSSFTPTFLNIALIATSWWIAPHVKEPVMALAVATFAGGLLQLVYQVPYMWQMGFLVKPKWAWHHPGVVKIRTLMLPAIFGVSVSQINLMFNTMLASFLSTGAISYLYYSDRLLEFPLGMFAVAISTVILPSLSKRHVDAAPELFNQTMDWGVRMVMFLGLPAMAGLMVLREPILRALFMRGHFGAHEVSMAGASLLASSCGILSLMLARVLAPGFHARQDTKTPVRYGVHSMISNMVFNAILIYPMGYIGLALSTALSGTVNAISLFQGLYRRGIYTPGRATLVFSVRLLLATLAMVAALEWLKAPLEQWIAWSQWFSVWELTKLLVIGLVTYILTMFAVGIRVHHFKTVTEG; encoded by the coding sequence TTGAGCAAGAAGTTAATAAAATCTGGTCTAATGGTGACTACGGCCACCTTTGCTTCGCGTATTTTGGGGTTGGTGCGGGATATTGCCATTGCGCATCTGCTAGGGGCGGGTGTTGCGTCAGACGTATTTTTCTTTGCTAATCGCATTCCGAATTTTATGCGTCGTTTATTTGCCGATGGAGCGTTCAATCAGGCCTTCGTTCCTGTGATGACGGAATATCGGGCCAAGGGGGATAAAGAAGGGGTTCGCGAGTTGCTGGCGGCTGCTTCCGGAACGCTTGGTGCCATCATTACTATTGTGACTATTTTGGGTGTTCTTGGCTCGACCGTGTTATCAGCCTTGTTCGGCTGGGGCTGGTTTATGTCATGGTGGCATGGTGAGCCTAGTGGCGAGAAGTTTGAACTGGCTAGCCTGATCCTGAAAATCACCTTCCCATATCTCTGGTTTGTGACTTTTACCGCGATGTCGGGTGCTATTTTGAATACCTATGGTCGTTTTGGGGTGTCGTCATTTACTCCGACGTTTTTAAATATTGCCTTGATCGCGACCTCTTGGTGGATTGCGCCCCATGTAAAGGAACCCGTGATGGCGCTGGCGGTGGCCACATTTGCTGGTGGTTTGCTCCAGTTGGTCTATCAGGTCCCGTATATGTGGCAAATGGGCTTTTTGGTGAAACCGAAATGGGCCTGGCATCATCCGGGTGTTGTTAAAATCAGAACACTGATGTTACCGGCGATTTTTGGTGTCTCGGTCAGTCAGATCAACCTGATGTTTAACACCATGCTGGCCTCGTTTCTATCTACCGGCGCCATCAGCTATCTCTATTATTCGGATCGTTTACTGGAGTTCCCGCTCGGCATGTTTGCCGTGGCGATCAGCACGGTGATTTTGCCTTCCTTATCCAAGCGTCATGTCGATGCAGCACCTGAGCTGTTTAACCAGACGATGGACTGGGGCGTGCGGATGGTGATGTTCTTAGGTTTGCCAGCCATGGCCGGTTTGATGGTGCTGCGTGAGCCGATCTTGCGCGCATTGTTTATGCGTGGCCATTTCGGCGCACATGAAGTCTCGATGGCAGGGGCCAGCTTGTTGGCATCATCGTGCGGTATTTTGTCGTTGATGCTGGCCCGAGTGTTGGCACCAGGTTTCCATGCACGGCAAGATACCAAGACACCGGTACGTTATGGTGTGCATTCGATGATTTCCAACATGGTGTTTAATGCCATTTTGATCTATCCGATGGGGTATATTGGCCTGGCTTTGTCGACTGCTTTATCCGGTACTGTGAACGCTATTTCGTTGTTCCAGGGGTTGTACCGACGAGGAATTTATACACCGGGCCGGGCGACCTTAGTGTTTTCTGTTCGTTTACTACTGGCTACGCTGGCAATGGTAGCGGCATTAGAATGGCTGAAAGCGCCGCTGGAACAGTGGATCGCGTGGTCGCAATGGTTCTCTGTTTGGGAGTTAACCAAACTGCTGGTGATTGGTCTCGTGACGTACATTCTCACTATGTTTGCCGTCGGGATCCGTGTACACCATTTCAAAACCGTGACAGAGGGCTGA